The region TGTCTATCCGGCACCGGATACGGGGCCGAGTTTTGCCCGTGAAATTGCGTCACCGCATATCCCTGATGGGGCTGCGGAAATGCCGATTATCGTCCCGATGCGGCCAGAGCGGTTTCCCGCACAGAATGTCTATGACACAGCATCGGAAGAAATTGCGGCTGTTCTGGATCAGGGAAAAACGGTTGTGGTTCTCTGTGAAGGGGATCCGTTCTTCTATGGTTCCTTCATGTATCTGCATGATCGCCTGGCAGACCGGTTCAAAGTGAAAGTGGTGCCCGGGGTCTCGTCCCTGATGGCCTGTGCGTCTATGTATGGGCGTCCGCTTGCGGGCCGCAATGATGTGCTGACCATCATTCCAGGCCCGCTCGATGATGAAGCGATAGAAGCCCGGCTGAAGTCAACAGATGCTGCTGCCATCATGAAGGTGGGGCGGCATTTTCCGCGCATTCGCGCGCTCATTGAACGGCTGGGTCTGACCAACCGGGCCGCCTATGTGGAGCGGGCCACTCTGGAAAACCAGAAGCTTTGCCCGCTTGCTGATGTGGGGGAGGATTCCGCTCCCTATTTCTCTATGATTCTGATTTATGATGGGAGTCGCCTATGGACAGGTTGACCAATCCGGCCATTGTTGTGCTGACCCAGAGTGCAGTTGATGTGGCTAAAACCCTGCATGGGGCTCTGAACGGTTCTGAACTGCATCTGAAAACCGGTCTTGGTGATGCGGATCAGGTGTTTTCTGACACCACGACCCATCTGCAATCCCTGTTCAAGGCTGGTCAGCCGATTATCGCGCTGTGTGCATCAGGGATTGTCATCCGGGCTCTGGCATCTCTTTTGGACGATAAATGGCAGGAGCCACCGGTTCTGTCGGTTGCCCGTGATGGTGGCGCAGTGGTGCCGCTTCTGGGTGGGCACCGTGGTGCCAATGATCTGGCACAGCAGATTGCCGGGATCATCTCCGGCACTGCTGCGATCACAACTGCGGGTGAATGCCGGTTCAAGCTGGCTCTTGATACACCGCCCGCCGGATGGGAGCTTGCCAACAAGCGCGCTGCCGGCCCTGTTATGGCAAAAATGCTGGATGGTGCGCCGGTGCGTCTTGAAGGCGCTCTGCCATGGATTGAGGAAAACGGCCTTGCCTCCGATGACAGTGCGGATCTGGTGCTGAAGGCAACAGATCGGCGCGAAGAGGGTGATGCATCAACGCTGGTCTACCACACCAAGACCCTGGTTCTGGGGCTTGGGTGTGAACGTGGTGCAGGCGCAGATGAGGTGATTGCGCTGGCTGAACAGATCCTGTCAGACAATAATCTGGCTCCGCAGTCCCTAGCGGCGATTGCCTCCATTGATGTGAAGGCGGATGAAGCCGCTATCCATCAGGCCGCAGCGCATTTTGGTGTTGAAGCCCGGTTCTTCCCGGCGGCCCGCCTTGAAGAGGAAACGTCAAAGCTGGCAAACCCGTCTGATGTGGTGTTCTCGGAAGTCGGCTGTCATGGGGTTTCTGAAGGGGCTGCACTGGCCGGTGCCGGACAGGACGGAGACTTGATCGCGCCGAAAATC is a window of Coralliovum pocilloporae DNA encoding:
- the cobI gene encoding precorrin-2 C(20)-methyltransferase; translation: MSGILYGVGVGPGDPELLTLKAARLMWEADLIVYPAPDTGPSFAREIASPHIPDGAAEMPIIVPMRPERFPAQNVYDTASEEIAAVLDQGKTVVVLCEGDPFFYGSFMYLHDRLADRFKVKVVPGVSSLMACASMYGRPLAGRNDVLTIIPGPLDDEAIEARLKSTDAAAIMKVGRHFPRIRALIERLGLTNRAAYVERATLENQKLCPLADVGEDSAPYFSMILIYDGSRLWTG
- the cobJ gene encoding precorrin-3B C(17)-methyltransferase, which produces MDRLTNPAIVVLTQSAVDVAKTLHGALNGSELHLKTGLGDADQVFSDTTTHLQSLFKAGQPIIALCASGIVIRALASLLDDKWQEPPVLSVARDGGAVVPLLGGHRGANDLAQQIAGIISGTAAITTAGECRFKLALDTPPAGWELANKRAAGPVMAKMLDGAPVRLEGALPWIEENGLASDDSADLVLKATDRREEGDASTLVYHTKTLVLGLGCERGAGADEVIALAEQILSDNNLAPQSLAAIASIDVKADEAAIHQAAAHFGVEARFFPAARLEEETSKLANPSDVVFSEVGCHGVSEGAALAGAGQDGDLIAPKIKSQRATAAVARAPEPLDTDAIGRIRGHLSVVGIGPGQAAWRTPEATRLVAEAEELVGYGLYIDLLGDLAAGKERSDFPLGGEEDRCRYALEQAGTGKNVALICSGDAGIYAMGALVMELLDRDESNGGVSSSARRVSITNAPGVSALQAASARAGALLGHDFCTISLSDLLTPWETIEQRLKAAAEGDFVVAFYNPVSMRRRTQLARAREILLEKRPADTPVVLASNLGRPTEELKRRTLGSLEVDEVDMLTVVLVGSSQSQTFDTGSGGWHVYTPRGYAKKIDAPSSSGDANGEAAE